The Parashewanella spongiae genome has a window encoding:
- a CDS encoding DUF6776 family protein, with the protein MPNYERWRNRLQVIEHKYLPLNRYLFLIVVLAFCLGVVSYYYSQDFLSEKSHEAHEIAKLKKSLNHQAQELATRNLEISIEKEANANMEVMFLEQEHKIKKLARELSFYRSIMTPEKTAEGISVYDLKLEPSIIQDKKDLTLVLIQQSKRQRSVKGHVQLTLIGVKDGKEVRQSLNELSQSKFKFNFRFFQELNARLSLPSEVDWKKVLVKVIVPASRWSKAQQTERGFEMTELEANKASLIQDAVDDLMQQKALKDETKVEAGTETQ; encoded by the coding sequence ATGCCAAATTATGAGCGCTGGCGCAATCGCCTGCAAGTGATTGAACATAAATATCTTCCATTAAATCGATATTTATTTTTGATCGTTGTTCTGGCTTTCTGTCTAGGAGTCGTAAGTTATTACTATTCTCAAGACTTCCTATCCGAAAAATCACATGAAGCCCATGAAATAGCAAAGCTTAAGAAAAGCTTGAATCATCAAGCGCAAGAATTAGCCACGAGAAACCTTGAAATAAGCATCGAAAAAGAAGCTAATGCGAATATGGAAGTGATGTTTCTTGAGCAAGAACATAAGATAAAAAAACTTGCGCGTGAGTTATCTTTTTATCGCAGTATTATGACACCAGAAAAAACGGCTGAAGGGATCAGTGTTTATGATTTAAAACTTGAGCCATCAATTATTCAAGATAAAAAAGATCTCACTTTAGTATTGATCCAGCAATCAAAGCGGCAACGCTCAGTTAAGGGACATGTTCAACTCACATTGATTGGTGTGAAAGACGGTAAAGAAGTTCGGCAATCTCTTAATGAGCTCTCTCAATCAAAATTTAAATTTAACTTTAGGTTTTTTCAGGAGCTGAATGCGAGGTTATCTCTCCCTAGTGAAGTAGATTGGAAAAAAGTGTTAGTAAAAGTAATTGTGCCAGCAAGTCGTTGGAGCAAAGCTCAGCAAACTGAAAGAGGATTTGAAATGACAGAGCTTGAGGCGAACAAAGCTTCGTTGATACAAGACGCCGTTGATGATTTAATGCAGCAAAAAGCACTTAAAGATGAAACAAAAGTAGAAGCTGGAACTGAAACTCAGTGA
- the erpA gene encoding iron-sulfur cluster insertion protein ErpA has product MSEQTETAVVEVEQFGNDQENAVEEQTDAALPIQFSDEAASKVKTLLEEEENPELKLRVYVTGGGCSGFQYGFTFDEKVNEGDFTIEKQGVLLVVDPMSLQYLVGGVVDYTSGLEGSRFFVKNPNATTTCGCGASFSV; this is encoded by the coding sequence ATGTCGGAACAAACTGAAACTGCGGTAGTAGAAGTAGAACAATTTGGAAATGATCAAGAAAATGCAGTTGAAGAACAAACAGATGCAGCATTGCCAATCCAGTTCTCCGACGAAGCAGCGAGCAAAGTAAAAACCTTACTTGAGGAAGAAGAAAATCCAGAGTTAAAGCTTCGAGTTTATGTAACTGGTGGTGGATGTTCTGGTTTCCAGTATGGTTTCACATTCGATGAAAAAGTAAACGAAGGCGACTTTACGATTGAGAAACAAGGCGTATTATTGGTTGTCGATCCAATGAGCTTGCAATATTTAGTCGGTGGTGTCGTTGATTATACTTCTGGGCTTGAAGGCTCTCGGTTTTTTGTGAAAAACCCTAATGCCACGACGACTTGTGGTTGTGGAGCGAGCTTCTCAGTTTAG
- a CDS encoding 5-formyltetrahydrofolate cyclo-ligase — protein MDRKSLRQSIRKQRNALTRQQQESFSFQGASRILDCLKNKQVKTVALYLSNDGELDTTPLIEKLWEKSIRVCLPVLHPFNKGQLLFLHYDGKSKMRYNKYGIAEPCLDIRNVIPVTELDVIITPLVAFDCHGNRMGMGGGYYDRTLANVDLVTTKVIGFAHDCQQISKVPIESWDVPLSTIVTPSTLHQFD, from the coding sequence ATGGATCGAAAAAGCTTGCGACAATCGATAAGAAAGCAGAGAAACGCGCTTACAAGGCAGCAGCAAGAGAGCTTTTCTTTCCAAGGTGCGTCGAGAATACTTGATTGCCTTAAAAACAAACAAGTGAAGACAGTTGCTTTATATTTATCGAACGATGGTGAGCTTGATACCACTCCGCTCATAGAGAAATTGTGGGAAAAATCTATTCGAGTTTGTTTACCTGTTTTGCACCCATTTAATAAAGGCCAGCTATTGTTCCTGCATTATGATGGGAAAAGTAAAATGCGATACAACAAATATGGTATTGCTGAACCTTGTCTTGATATTCGTAATGTTATTCCGGTGACAGAGTTAGATGTGATAATTACACCTTTGGTGGCTTTTGATTGTCATGGTAATCGAATGGGTATGGGAGGTGGGTATTATGATCGCACTCTCGCAAATGTTGACTTAGTAACAACAAAGGTAATTGGTTTTGCCCATGACTGTCAGCAGATATCAAAGGTACCAATAGAATCTTGGGATGTTCCACTTTCAACTATCGTTACACCGAGTACTTTACATCAGTTCGATTAA
- a CDS encoding cytochrome-c peroxidase, giving the protein MLSKARIAISILISLPLISCGGNDKKTEVITPVVEPQAVVVRNLISEQVGGLDNLKVPETNADLPQPLLDDGTPDPTFETTEAKRYLGKQLFHDPVRTVRLDAAKGGVIEAAGTGSCGSCHFGEAGSKAGMQFNFNVGGEGRGYTDAEGNFIPRRRPQLDILPRLRQEPLFVGDLMVDHLPTLTDVYEDDIGIPSIAIKDPNPGELLQSGRFDALDSVSRNAPSVVGAAFNNRLLLGGFAGEDHNSVRGLNPFNHPAQENIALLLLDAHRMLEAQSAELQRIPVYKKLFTDAFPEEAARAEQEDDLNLLINDKTILRATATFMRTVVTRNSPWDKFLAGDNNALTDSQLRGAKLFFTDPADGNGGAGCFSCHSGPMLNKQHNDPDVVGTGQFIEENFINLGLSDHPLQALNRHVRNDPEFRDDGRKEITLRDEDAFEFRTVTLRQIRDSGAFFHNGEFTSVKDVVEYFNNGVPQDSIAGNASTLSTRFTHPRGEGSEPGLGLSEDEINDLTAFINDGLFDPAFVTFDPDSTTDTFQLNERDLTYSLHRPDLETLGAVDGRVASGLPQDNNDLLSRRDLGIDPPLDVTDRLTVSLSKQSIVNDTEQQDTHIIHNTSDSMIDTHLIIVLKDLPDDVVVLQHNGMTENDEPYFRLFLQNGVITPGDGISHTIKLRHQDDSEITTPISYNLLMLSGQGNP; this is encoded by the coding sequence ATGTTATCCAAAGCACGTATCGCGATTTCTATTTTAATATCGCTTCCATTAATTAGTTGTGGTGGAAATGACAAAAAAACAGAGGTCATTACACCAGTCGTGGAACCTCAAGCTGTCGTTGTTCGAAACTTGATCAGTGAGCAGGTGGGAGGGTTAGATAACCTTAAAGTTCCAGAAACAAACGCTGACTTGCCACAACCTCTTCTTGATGACGGCACACCAGATCCCACTTTTGAAACAACAGAAGCTAAACGCTACTTAGGTAAGCAGTTGTTTCATGATCCAGTCAGAACGGTACGTCTTGACGCGGCTAAAGGCGGCGTTATTGAAGCTGCGGGAACGGGTTCATGTGGCAGCTGTCACTTTGGTGAAGCAGGCTCTAAAGCGGGTATGCAATTTAATTTCAATGTCGGCGGTGAAGGTCGAGGGTATACCGATGCTGAAGGTAACTTCATTCCAAGAAGAAGGCCGCAACTGGATATTTTACCAAGATTACGCCAAGAGCCGCTCTTTGTTGGCGATCTAATGGTCGATCATTTGCCAACTCTCACAGATGTTTATGAGGATGATATTGGAATTCCATCTATTGCAATTAAGGATCCAAACCCAGGTGAGCTTTTACAATCTGGACGATTTGATGCACTTGACAGTGTTTCTCGCAATGCGCCAAGTGTAGTGGGTGCGGCATTTAATAATCGCCTATTACTCGGTGGTTTTGCTGGTGAAGATCATAATTCAGTCAGAGGGTTAAATCCATTTAACCACCCTGCTCAAGAAAACATAGCTTTATTACTGCTAGATGCTCACCGAATGCTAGAAGCACAATCCGCCGAGTTGCAAAGGATTCCTGTTTACAAAAAGCTATTCACTGATGCATTTCCTGAGGAAGCCGCTAGAGCTGAACAAGAAGATGATCTGAACTTACTCATCAATGATAAAACCATACTTCGAGCTACTGCGACGTTCATGAGAACCGTTGTCACTCGTAACAGCCCGTGGGATAAATTTCTCGCTGGAGACAACAATGCTTTAACAGACTCTCAATTACGTGGAGCCAAACTATTCTTCACTGATCCAGCTGATGGCAATGGTGGTGCAGGTTGTTTTAGTTGCCACAGCGGACCAATGCTAAACAAGCAACATAATGATCCTGATGTAGTAGGCACAGGCCAATTTATTGAAGAAAACTTTATTAACTTAGGGCTAAGTGATCACCCTCTACAAGCATTAAATCGACATGTTCGTAATGACCCAGAGTTTCGTGATGATGGCCGTAAAGAAATTACTCTAAGAGATGAAGATGCTTTTGAGTTTAGGACGGTTACGCTACGCCAAATTCGAGATTCAGGTGCTTTCTTCCATAACGGAGAGTTTACATCGGTAAAAGATGTCGTTGAATATTTCAATAATGGTGTACCTCAGGATAGTATTGCTGGTAATGCTTCTACATTATCGACACGCTTTACTCATCCAAGAGGGGAAGGCTCTGAGCCTGGATTAGGGCTTTCTGAAGATGAAATTAATGACTTAACCGCATTCATTAACGATGGCTTATTTGATCCAGCGTTTGTGACTTTTGATCCTGACTCAACCACCGATACTTTTCAGCTTAACGAAAGAGATTTAACTTACTCTTTGCACCGTCCTGATTTGGAAACATTAGGCGCAGTTGATGGTCGAGTCGCCAGTGGGCTTCCACAAGATAATAACGATTTATTATCTCGAAGAGACTTGGGCATTGATCCACCATTGGACGTCACTGATAGACTTACTGTATCACTCAGTAAGCAATCAATAGTCAATGATACGGAGCAGCAAGATACTCACATCATTCACAACACTAGTGACTCGATGATTGATACTCACTTGATCATTGTATTAAAAGACTTACCTGATGACGTTGTAGTATTGCAACACAACGGTATGACTGAAAATGACGAACCTTACTTTAGGTTGTTTTTACAAAATGGTGTGATAACACCGGGTGACGGTATCAGCCACACTATCAAATTACGTCATCAAGATGATAGCGAAATAACAACTCCAATCAGTTACAATTTACTTATGCTTTCAGGGCAAGGTAACCCTTAA
- a CDS encoding protein adenylyltransferase SelO gives MQFDNTYINLGESFFERAEPVTVVEPSLFLWNELLAQQLNVIDSIQGNAEELAVFLSGNQIFSGSIPIALAYAGHQFGHYNPQLGDGRAHLLGELIDVDGQRWDLQLKGSGVTRFSRGGDGRCAIGPAIREFIMSEAMHALGVPTSRCLAVTTTGEYVYREEAHLGAVVSRVASSHIRVGSFQYFAATGDIISLKKLADYTINRHYPSIFSSDGNPYVMLLDKVIENQIRLIVQWMRVGFIHGVMNTDNTAVSGETIDFGPCAMMGDYDPKAVFSSIDRQGRYAFGNQPHIAQWNMARLAESLLQLGENDTSNKDCDSDMLSSMQSLINGFSKRFKQEYVEMMSGKVGLIEPRLKNEAFIDSFTQQLKERRLDYTVCFHLLTKSITCKEAEQQMLADLGEHYFEWKKRVVSQRYTDVEIQAFMRDFNPVVIPRNHHVENVIKECEASGDPKAAILFLNALRHPYHESELTQPFQTPAEDHDMNYKTFCGT, from the coding sequence ATGCAATTTGATAACACCTATATTAATCTTGGCGAATCTTTTTTTGAAAGAGCTGAGCCAGTTACTGTGGTTGAACCGAGTTTATTTTTATGGAATGAACTTCTAGCACAACAATTAAATGTTATTGATTCAATACAAGGTAATGCAGAAGAGCTAGCGGTTTTTTTATCCGGTAATCAAATTTTTTCTGGCTCTATACCTATAGCGTTAGCTTATGCAGGGCATCAGTTTGGACATTATAACCCTCAACTTGGCGATGGAAGAGCGCATTTATTGGGAGAGCTGATAGATGTTGATGGACAACGGTGGGATCTACAACTTAAAGGTTCAGGAGTAACTCGTTTTTCCAGAGGTGGTGATGGTCGTTGCGCTATCGGCCCAGCTATTCGTGAGTTTATCATGAGCGAAGCGATGCATGCTTTAGGTGTTCCAACAAGTCGCTGCTTGGCCGTTACTACTACTGGTGAATATGTTTATCGTGAAGAAGCGCATTTAGGCGCTGTGGTAAGCCGTGTAGCATCGAGTCACATTCGAGTTGGGAGCTTTCAATATTTTGCGGCGACTGGCGATATTATTTCACTTAAAAAACTGGCCGATTACACGATAAATCGACATTACCCGAGTATTTTTAGTTCTGACGGCAACCCTTATGTAATGCTACTTGATAAAGTAATCGAAAATCAGATAAGGCTAATTGTACAGTGGATGCGTGTCGGGTTTATTCATGGTGTAATGAATACGGATAATACGGCAGTTTCGGGTGAAACAATAGATTTCGGTCCTTGTGCCATGATGGGGGATTATGATCCTAAAGCGGTATTTAGCTCAATCGATAGACAAGGTCGTTATGCCTTTGGCAATCAACCGCATATCGCACAATGGAATATGGCAAGGTTAGCCGAAAGTTTATTGCAACTTGGTGAGAATGATACGTCAAATAAAGATTGCGATTCTGATATGTTGTCTTCTATGCAATCGTTAATAAATGGTTTCTCTAAACGATTTAAACAAGAATACGTGGAAATGATGTCTGGAAAAGTGGGATTGATTGAACCGCGACTTAAAAATGAAGCTTTCATCGATTCATTTACTCAACAATTAAAAGAAAGACGGCTAGATTATACGGTTTGCTTTCATCTATTAACAAAATCAATTACCTGCAAAGAAGCTGAGCAACAAATGCTTGCAGACTTAGGTGAGCATTATTTTGAGTGGAAAAAAAGAGTGGTTTCACAGCGGTATACGGATGTTGAGATCCAAGCGTTTATGCGAGACTTTAATCCTGTTGTTATTCCAAGAAATCATCATGTAGAAAATGTAATTAAAGAGTGTGAAGCAAGTGGTGATCCCAAAGCAGCGATTCTGTTTTTAAATGCTTTGCGACACCCTTATCATGAAAGCGAGTTGACTCAGCCGTTTCAAACTCCAGCAGAAGATCATGATATGAATTACAAAACCTTCTGCGGGACTTGA
- the rpiA gene encoding ribose-5-phosphate isomerase RpiA, with product MTQDEMKKAAGWAALKYVEADTIVGVGTGSTVNHFIDALATMKADIDGAVSSSEASTEKLKSLGIPVYDLNSVDKLSVYVDGADEINAQMSMIKGGGAALTREKIIAAVADKFICIVDNTKQVDILGDFPLPVEVIPMARSYVARQLVKLGGDPVYREGVITDNGNVILDVHNLKIMDPKKLEQQINAIVGVVTNGLFAERGADVLLVGTPDGVK from the coding sequence ATGACCCAAGATGAAATGAAAAAAGCCGCAGGCTGGGCTGCTTTAAAATATGTAGAAGCGGACACTATTGTTGGTGTTGGTACTGGCTCTACGGTAAACCACTTTATCGATGCACTAGCAACCATGAAAGCAGATATTGACGGTGCGGTCTCAAGCTCAGAGGCTTCAACCGAAAAGCTAAAGTCTTTGGGTATACCTGTTTATGACTTGAATTCAGTGGATAAGCTATCTGTTTATGTCGATGGTGCAGATGAAATTAATGCACAAATGTCGATGATTAAAGGTGGTGGTGCAGCTTTGACTCGTGAAAAAATAATCGCAGCAGTTGCGGATAAGTTTATTTGTATTGTCGATAATACTAAGCAAGTTGATATTCTCGGTGACTTTCCTTTGCCCGTCGAAGTAATCCCTATGGCTCGTTCATATGTCGCTCGCCAATTGGTTAAATTAGGTGGCGACCCAGTTTATCGTGAAGGCGTGATTACTGATAATGGCAATGTGATACTGGATGTCCATAATTTGAAAATTATGGACCCTAAAAAACTTGAACAACAAATCAATGCAATTGTTGGTGTAGTTACAAACGGTCTATTTGCAGAGCGTGGCGCAGATGTATTATTGGTCGGGACTCCAGACGGAGTGAAATAG
- a CDS encoding HDOD domain-containing protein has product MTDLEQTVFTQVKNIIANEEQVIGRRGVFIPLKKAIIADGDIQNVIDIIASDPAIAAHLLWRTNSANAGSSSLKKPKTLKEALIRLGQVNIYRYTFTFYLKEHFDELPQPYQRLVKGYWQLTEDIAEEAINLLHEKGELSLDVDELQTLALFSVFGQVIALTAFAYLEQELQQSIPLTIVKKLIDEQQQTFTLDAFKALKLDDELESEFLIAHNLRQSENEHSVGLILRNILDNRNILINPI; this is encoded by the coding sequence ATGACTGATCTTGAGCAAACAGTATTTACTCAAGTAAAAAATATCATCGCGAACGAAGAACAAGTCATTGGTCGTCGTGGGGTGTTTATCCCTTTAAAAAAAGCCATTATTGCTGATGGTGATATTCAAAATGTCATCGATATCATCGCGAGTGATCCCGCCATTGCCGCACATTTACTTTGGCGCACTAATTCTGCCAACGCAGGCAGTTCATCACTCAAAAAGCCTAAAACATTAAAGGAAGCACTTATTCGACTTGGTCAAGTGAACATTTATCGTTATACCTTTACGTTTTACTTAAAAGAACATTTTGATGAATTACCCCAACCATACCAGAGATTAGTTAAAGGCTATTGGCAATTAACTGAAGATATTGCAGAAGAAGCAATAAACTTGCTGCACGAGAAAGGCGAATTGTCTCTTGATGTTGATGAGCTCCAAACACTCGCCCTTTTCAGTGTGTTTGGCCAAGTTATCGCCTTAACGGCATTTGCCTATTTAGAGCAAGAATTACAACAAAGCATCCCTCTAACTATTGTAAAGAAGTTAATCGATGAACAACAACAGACATTCACTTTGGATGCTTTCAAAGCCCTTAAACTAGACGATGAACTAGAAAGTGAATTTTTAATCGCCCATAATTTACGTCAAAGTGAAAACGAACATTCCGTTGGCCTTATACTAAGAAATATATTAGACAATAGAAATATACTGATAAACCCAATTTAA